From Rhodococcus sp. B7740:
AACGATCCGGCGACATCGGGTCGGGATTCTCCGTCGAGGTCGCCCGCGCGTGGGAGCGGGAGCTGTTCGATGCCGATGTGGCCATTCGCAGAGTGGCGCTTCGAATGTCGATAGTGCTGGGTGCAGGCGGCGGGGCGATCAATCCGATCATCGACCTGGCCAGGGTGGGGCTCGGCGGCACAATGGGTGACGGCGGCCAGATGTTCAGTTGGGTGCACGTCGCCGATGTGGCGCGCGTCCTCGATCACCTCTACAACAACACTGGCATCTCCGGCCCGGTCAACGTCGCCACTCCGTTCCCGGTGACCAACGAGGAGCTGATGCGGCAGGTCAGGATCGCTCTCGGCCGCAGTCACGGTCTACCGACACCGGCATGGCTGCTTCAATTCGGTGCACGGGTGATCCGCACCGAGGCCGAATTGGTCTTGAAGAGTCGTTGGGTGGATCCACAAGTGTTGACGGGCAGCGGTTTCGAGTTTCGGTATCCGAAGCTGGACAGTGCACTGGCGAACATTGCGTCCGAGACGCCTCGAGGGTTGCTCCCCGTCGCCCTGGGATGACGACGGGGAACCCTCGAACCTAGACGAGCGACGCCGACAAGCCTCCGTCCAGGATGTAGTGGCTCCCGGTGATCCACGACGCCCGGTCGGAGGCGAGGAACAGCGTCACTTCCGCGATGTCCTCGGGAGTGCCCAGTCGTCCCTGCTTGGCGGCGACGAGGTCACCGAACGGGATCTGGGTTGCGGCTTCGAAGTCCGGGACCAATCGATCGACCATTGCGGTATCGGCGAATCCCGGGCACACGGCGTTCACCCGCACTCCCGATGCGCGCATCTCGATGGCGGCGACGCGCGTGAGCTGAATGACCGCAGCTTTTGTCGCGCAGTAGGACCCGAGCAACGCTGTGCCACCGACGCCGGCGAGCGAAGCGATGTTGACGATGTTGCCCTTCGACTCGACCAGTGCGCCGATCGCGGCCTTCATCACCAGGAACGTGCCCTTGACGTTGACGGAGTAGATCTTGTCGAAGCTCTCCGTCGACTGCTGGAGAAGCGGCGACGACACTTCGATTCCCGCATTGTTGACGACTATGTCGAGTCCACCGAGAATCTCCACGGCCTGTGCCACCGCACTCTGCACCTGGCTCTCGTCGGATACATCGCAGTTCGCGATTCCGGCGGCCCCGATCTCCTCGGCCGTCTTCGCTGCTGCGCCTTCGTCGATGTCGCTGACGACGACGCGTGCACCGCGCTCGATGAACATCTGGGAGATGGCTTTTCCGATGCCGGCTCCGGATCCGGTCACGAATACTCGCTTGCCCTCGAACTCGGTCATGGTGTGTTTCCCTTCGATGATGAGTGAGACATGGTGCTGCGTACTTCGGTCTTGAGGATCTTCCCCACCTTCGAGCGGGGAAGATCGGTCCAGATCTGAATCTGTTTGGGTGCCTTGACGCTTCCGATTCGTGCCTTCACGTGGGTGATCAGATCCTCGTCGGATGCGTCACGGCCGGGTCGCAACAGGACTGCCGCGGTGACGCGTTCGCCCCACTTGTCGTCGGGCAGTCCGACAACGGCACATTCCTTCACCGACGGATGCGACAGC
This genomic window contains:
- a CDS encoding TIGR01777 family oxidoreductase; this encodes MSDSPSTVVLCGASGYIGGYLRRYYEDHGIRVRTVGRGTSSDATWSDHRSLVDVLDGSDLVVNLAGRSVSCRYNKTNADAIMSSRIQTTDRLGRALADVPNAPDLWVNASTGTIYRDSRDRPMDERSGDIGSGFSVEVARAWERELFDADVAIRRVALRMSIVLGAGGGAINPIIDLARVGLGGTMGDGGQMFSWVHVADVARVLDHLYNNTGISGPVNVATPFPVTNEELMRQVRIALGRSHGLPTPAWLLQFGARVIRTEAELVLKSRWVDPQVLTGSGFEFRYPKLDSALANIASETPRGLLPVALG
- a CDS encoding SDR family NAD(P)-dependent oxidoreductase translates to MTEFEGKRVFVTGSGAGIGKAISQMFIERGARVVVSDIDEGAAAKTAEEIGAAGIANCDVSDESQVQSAVAQAVEILGGLDIVVNNAGIEVSSPLLQQSTESFDKIYSVNVKGTFLVMKAAIGALVESKGNIVNIASLAGVGGTALLGSYCATKAAVIQLTRVAAIEMRASGVRVNAVCPGFADTAMVDRLVPDFEAATQIPFGDLVAAKQGRLGTPEDIAEVTLFLASDRASWITGSHYILDGGLSASLV